One Candidatus Binatia bacterium genomic region harbors:
- a CDS encoding biotin/lipoyl-binding protein: MDELTKEDQRRQWIGTFLSVAIIISTIVVCLVAGRLIFENPRTDDASVRANWIGIAPHVSGPIVELPIRDNQYVEKGELLFVIDPRPYEATLALAEADLAVTDFEIRGRRRAIEAAAAELEKISAQDEYDRQYLARIEPLLAQEFVTANDVAEARTRVAASKAAVRQARQRLDQAIEALGEIDDTNAYRAAAEAAVAQAQLNVGYASVHAPFSGWITNLNLAVGEYANQGQEIFALIDDRVWYVMANFRETFLSSIQPGMQAEVYLMAYPEEKFSGTVQGVGWALYQTNGASVGTLPDVAPTLNWVRLAQRFPVRITLDQRNPKKPFRMGATAVVTVKGFAEETPSDRSNRID; this comes from the coding sequence ATGGACGAACTGACGAAAGAAGATCAACGACGACAATGGATCGGCACTTTTTTGTCCGTGGCGATCATCATCTCCACGATTGTCGTTTGTCTGGTCGCAGGTCGTCTGATCTTCGAGAATCCTCGGACAGATGATGCCTCCGTGCGGGCCAATTGGATCGGCATCGCACCCCATGTGAGCGGGCCGATCGTCGAGTTGCCGATTCGGGACAACCAATATGTGGAGAAGGGCGAACTTCTCTTCGTAATCGATCCTCGCCCCTATGAGGCAACCCTCGCTCTCGCCGAAGCTGACCTCGCCGTCACCGATTTCGAGATTCGCGGGCGTCGTCGCGCGATTGAAGCCGCGGCCGCCGAGTTGGAGAAGATTTCCGCGCAGGATGAGTACGACCGACAATATCTCGCGCGGATCGAGCCACTGCTGGCCCAGGAGTTCGTGACCGCGAATGATGTCGCCGAGGCCCGCACCAGAGTAGCAGCCTCCAAGGCCGCCGTGCGGCAAGCACGCCAACGCCTCGATCAGGCAATCGAGGCGCTGGGCGAGATCGACGACACCAACGCCTACCGAGCCGCCGCGGAAGCAGCTGTTGCCCAAGCACAATTGAACGTAGGCTATGCCTCCGTGCACGCGCCCTTCTCGGGCTGGATCACCAATCTCAATCTCGCTGTCGGCGAGTATGCCAATCAAGGTCAGGAAATATTCGCCCTGATCGACGATCGCGTCTGGTATGTGATGGCCAATTTTCGCGAGACGTTCCTGTCTTCCATCCAGCCGGGCATGCAGGCTGAGGTGTATTTGATGGCCTATCCGGAGGAGAAATTTTCAGGGACAGTTCAGGGAGTCGGCTGGGCGCTTTACCAGACAAATGGCGCCTCGGTCGGAACGCTGCCCGACGTCGCGCCAACATTGAATTGGGTGCGACTCGCGCAGAGATTCCCGGTACGTATTACTCTCGACCAACGCAATCCAAAGAAACCCTTCCGCATGGGCGCGACCGCTGTGGTAACCGTCAAAGGCTTTGCCGAAGAAACTCCGAGCGACCGATCGAATCGAATCGATTGA
- a CDS encoding FliA/WhiG family RNA polymerase sigma factor, protein MGAQAAVRKMVAGAELAAETSFDAELELNSEVMDADVEQQRLFCGELLGTEQSPYDEEIVRSHLPLVRQVVQRMLPRKPPEVAAEDLISWGTLGLLDAMRKFDSDREASFSTYAQYRIKGTILDYLRRCDWLPRSMRQRAHEIDSAVGRLEGELGRSPVAEEIAAELGLSLQDYNRTTTDLSTQAPIATGDLSFGRGEEMLCGDDVLSDASEAGPMKKVLRKERVEILAEAIEKLPEKERIVVSCYYFEGLTMREMAEVLSLTEGRISQLHSQAMGRMRGLLADCREEIRLGEE, encoded by the coding sequence ATGGGTGCACAGGCAGCGGTGAGGAAGATGGTGGCGGGGGCCGAGTTGGCAGCGGAGACCTCGTTTGATGCGGAATTGGAATTGAACTCGGAGGTCATGGACGCCGATGTCGAGCAGCAAAGACTATTTTGCGGGGAACTGCTCGGCACCGAACAGAGTCCATATGACGAGGAGATCGTCCGAAGTCATTTACCCCTGGTTCGTCAGGTAGTTCAGCGGATGTTGCCGCGAAAGCCGCCTGAAGTCGCGGCCGAGGACCTCATTTCCTGGGGCACCCTGGGCTTGCTTGATGCCATGCGCAAATTCGATTCGGACCGAGAGGCCTCGTTTTCGACCTATGCGCAATATCGCATCAAGGGGACGATTCTCGACTATCTGCGCCGATGTGACTGGTTGCCGAGAAGCATGCGTCAGCGCGCCCACGAGATCGATTCGGCTGTTGGCCGACTCGAGGGGGAATTGGGTCGGTCGCCGGTAGCTGAGGAAATTGCTGCCGAATTGGGCCTCAGTCTGCAGGATTATAATCGCACGACGACGGATCTTAGTACCCAGGCACCGATTGCCACAGGGGATTTATCCTTTGGGCGCGGCGAGGAAATGCTTTGCGGGGACGATGTCCTCTCGGATGCGTCCGAAGCTGGACCGATGAAGAAGGTTTTGCGCAAGGAACGTGTCGAAATTCTGGCGGAAGCCATCGAAAAGCTCCCGGAAAAGGAGCGAATTGTCGTTTCCTGTTATTATTTCGAAGGGCTGACCATGCGCGAAATGGCTGAAGTGCTCAGCCTCACCGAAGGTCGGATCTCCCAGCTGCACAGCCAGGCGATGGGCCGGATGCGGGGATTGCTGGCGGATTGTCGGGAGGAGATCCGGCTCGGCGAAGAATAA
- a CDS encoding carbon-nitrogen hydrolase family protein produces MTSKAPVGEDSVLAACVQMRVGSDKERNLRTAFDLVRKAADQGVRLVVLPELFSWRGATAQMAAAAESLEGRTVELLSEVAAEMRVTLVAGSILEAAGTADALPFNTMVVLGPDGARLGVYRKMHLFDLEVPGGPVEKESARFQAGHQPVCVSTPVGKIGLSICYDLRFPELYRELVREGAEILVTPAAFTAHTGPAHWEVLLRARAIENQCWMLAAAQVGPVTSGTEVWGHSALIDPWGSILDLRAEGEGLAMAVLDRSLGRAVRQQLPCLQHRRISL; encoded by the coding sequence GTGACTTCGAAGGCCCCGGTTGGCGAGGATTCCGTTCTGGCGGCTTGCGTGCAGATGCGCGTGGGATCGGACAAGGAGAGAAACCTGCGCACGGCATTTGACCTGGTGCGTAAAGCCGCTGATCAAGGCGTGCGTCTCGTCGTCCTGCCCGAGCTCTTCTCCTGGAGAGGCGCAACGGCACAGATGGCTGCCGCTGCCGAGTCTCTCGAGGGTCGCACCGTCGAGTTGCTCAGCGAGGTGGCTGCCGAAATGCGGGTGACCCTGGTCGCGGGCTCGATTCTGGAAGCTGCCGGGACGGCCGACGCTCTTCCCTTCAATACCATGGTGGTTCTTGGTCCCGATGGCGCGCGGTTGGGGGTCTACCGAAAGATGCATCTCTTCGATCTTGAAGTGCCCGGGGGGCCGGTTGAAAAAGAATCAGCAAGGTTCCAGGCGGGTCACCAACCCGTTTGTGTTTCGACGCCGGTGGGCAAGATCGGTCTCTCGATCTGCTATGATCTGCGATTTCCGGAACTCTACCGAGAGCTGGTGCGCGAGGGCGCGGAAATTCTCGTCACCCCTGCGGCCTTTACAGCGCATACGGGCCCGGCACATTGGGAGGTCCTTCTTCGCGCCCGTGCGATTGAAAATCAATGCTGGATGTTGGCTGCGGCTCAAGTCGGTCCGGTGACTTCCGGAACAGAGGTTTGGGGGCATTCCGCGCTGATCGACCCCTGGGGATCGATTCTGGACCTTCGCGCCGAGGGTGAAGGGTTGGCCATGGCGGTTCTGGACCGGTCGTTGGGTCGGGCGGTTCGCCAGCAACTTCCGTGTCTGCAGCACCGTCGGATTTCGCTATGA
- a CDS encoding YtcA family lipoprotein has protein sequence MQISKIPRSNGHSLALQAIGAATALSLQACDPIVSIDGAFFPAWMVSLITGIAGAAIVRQGLIRLSIDPYVKPRVLVYPSLALLITVSLWLLLYRQ, from the coding sequence ATGCAGATCTCAAAGATACCCCGATCTAACGGGCACAGCTTGGCGCTTCAGGCGATTGGTGCGGCAACGGCCCTTTCCCTGCAGGCCTGTGATCCGATCGTGAGCATCGATGGGGCTTTCTTCCCCGCCTGGATGGTCAGCCTGATCACCGGCATCGCCGGCGCGGCCATCGTCCGACAGGGCCTGATTCGATTATCCATTGACCCCTACGTGAAACCCCGGGTCCTCGTCTATCCCAGCCTCGCCCTGCTGATCACAGTCAGCCTCTGGCTGCTTCTCTATCGGCAATAA
- a CDS encoding alcohol dehydrogenase catalytic domain-containing protein yields the protein MRAALLSEGKFRIEELPEPVPAEDQVVLSVDACGICGTDHSLWQAPGLAPDTILGHEFAGRVLQIGRSVREWEEGDAAAVLPIPYCGRCELCTDHRPNLCRSGLRAMMGCGSTPGALAERITVPAVQLRRIPGDLDPASFALVEPLAVAQAAVDLGRIAAGTRVGILGLGPLGLFAGLIAKERGALVFGIDHRSDRVRTAHSLGLGAFVADELADERLRDLTLGGPEVVIEASGKEDAIDRAGGIARIGGRVVMVASYHAHSKIEPGHWVDRGISLLPSIAYTPQQFDEAVAMVASRAIDVSRLVSSVHRLDEINEVFASFRVQTDQIKLLISPGS from the coding sequence ATGCGAGCCGCTTTACTCTCCGAGGGAAAGTTCCGGATTGAGGAACTTCCCGAACCCGTTCCCGCTGAAGATCAGGTGGTCCTGAGCGTGGATGCCTGCGGAATTTGCGGCACCGACCATAGCCTCTGGCAAGCTCCCGGACTCGCACCAGATACCATTCTGGGCCACGAATTCGCCGGACGGGTCCTGCAAATCGGCAGATCCGTCCGAGAGTGGGAAGAAGGGGATGCGGCCGCGGTTCTGCCGATTCCCTACTGCGGTCGATGCGAATTATGCACCGATCACCGACCGAATCTCTGCCGCAGCGGCCTGCGCGCGATGATGGGATGCGGCAGCACGCCGGGCGCCCTCGCCGAAAGAATTACCGTACCCGCAGTGCAACTGCGCCGAATCCCCGGGGATCTCGACCCGGCAAGTTTCGCCCTCGTGGAACCCCTTGCGGTAGCGCAAGCAGCGGTTGATCTGGGCCGCATCGCCGCGGGCACGCGCGTCGGAATTCTCGGCCTGGGCCCTTTGGGGCTTTTTGCGGGCCTGATCGCCAAGGAACGCGGCGCACTGGTATTCGGGATCGATCATCGCTCGGATCGAGTCCGAACCGCTCACTCTCTGGGACTCGGCGCCTTTGTCGCTGACGAGCTGGCCGACGAACGCCTGCGCGATCTGACTCTGGGTGGACCGGAAGTCGTGATCGAAGCCAGTGGCAAGGAGGACGCCATTGACCGCGCGGGCGGCATCGCCCGCATTGGGGGTCGCGTGGTCATGGTCGCCAGCTACCACGCGCATTCCAAGATCGAGCCCGGTCATTGGGTCGACCGTGGTATCTCGCTGCTACCCTCGATTGCCTACACCCCGCAGCAATTCGACGAGGCCGTCGCCATGGTTGCCAGTCGGGCTATCGACGTGTCCCGCCTGGTCTCGAGCGTGCATCGACTGGACGAGATCAACGAAGTCTTTGCGAGTTTCCGGGTGCAGACCGACCAGATCAAGCTTTTGATCAGCCCGGGCAGCTGA
- a CDS encoding flagellar biosynthesis anti-sigma factor FlgM, translating to MSAFDFLGRGHGDHTGLDALLATSFGSRARCQRLRAAVEAGTYRPDARRVAEAMLSGPCADFFQVQMGEIPLAS from the coding sequence ATGAGTGCATTTGATTTTCTCGGGCGGGGGCATGGGGATCACACGGGTCTGGACGCATTATTGGCGACCTCTTTCGGGTCGCGGGCACGCTGCCAAAGGCTTCGGGCTGCCGTGGAAGCGGGCACCTATCGGCCGGATGCCCGCCGGGTTGCCGAGGCGATGCTTTCGGGGCCGTGTGCGGACTTCTTTCAGGTTCAGATGGGAGAGATCCCTCTGGCTTCCTGA
- a CDS encoding TolC family protein: MRYQHRALVKQLTVLGVLTLQMACAGGRAPTFLEPENRVVARPGMVWSGGPEVSASAGVGLPLTPDDLIEHPQGLLELVDLALLKNPATRQAWQLAQAAAARTARAQSAYFPELEAGVDAGYESFLFQQKEAPIRVDQWEVLPQATLTWTLLDFGRRAGALEAAESRLQAANLTSNRVIQDVIFAVARSYYALDAAWAMVAAAEGNLARAVSVNEAAEQRRARGLETLPDVLLTRQTRAKAIYDLESARVGVSHGQAELAMAIGIPANQPVEIVRLGDLPLPAALETSVDDLIAKALVDRPDLLAQMARVRAREAAAEEAQADLLPEVYLDAGWGQDLWWYTINSSATDAADEPAYRALLSVRWRLFQGFDRWNAIREARAEAAGEQAALETARLEAVAAIWRVYHDFRAARKKWEYAQALEAAATEAYGSNRDSYKQGLATIVELLTAERDLAEALYVGIDARAQLLSTAAELDWVVGAGTSPVP; this comes from the coding sequence ATGAGATACCAACATCGAGCCCTTGTAAAGCAGCTGACGGTCCTCGGGGTCCTGACGCTCCAGATGGCGTGCGCCGGTGGGCGAGCTCCGACATTTCTGGAACCGGAAAATCGCGTGGTCGCCCGACCCGGGATGGTCTGGTCCGGAGGGCCCGAAGTGTCGGCCTCGGCGGGCGTGGGTTTGCCCCTGACTCCGGATGATCTGATCGAGCATCCGCAGGGATTGTTGGAGCTGGTCGATCTCGCGTTGCTGAAAAACCCGGCGACCAGGCAAGCGTGGCAGTTGGCGCAGGCTGCCGCGGCCAGAACGGCGCGGGCGCAGTCGGCTTATTTTCCGGAGCTGGAGGCCGGCGTGGATGCCGGTTACGAAAGTTTTTTGTTCCAACAGAAGGAAGCGCCGATTCGGGTGGATCAGTGGGAAGTTCTGCCGCAGGCGACCCTGACCTGGACATTGCTCGATTTTGGCCGCCGTGCGGGAGCGCTCGAGGCTGCGGAGTCGAGGCTGCAAGCCGCGAATCTGACTTCGAATCGGGTGATTCAGGACGTGATCTTCGCCGTGGCGCGGAGCTACTATGCTCTGGACGCAGCCTGGGCGATGGTGGCTGCGGCTGAAGGGAACCTGGCCCGTGCGGTTTCGGTGAATGAGGCCGCGGAGCAACGCCGAGCCCGAGGACTGGAGACACTTCCTGATGTCCTCCTGACCCGACAAACACGGGCCAAGGCGATTTACGATCTGGAAAGCGCACGTGTCGGGGTGAGTCACGGCCAGGCCGAGCTGGCGATGGCCATCGGAATTCCGGCCAATCAACCGGTCGAGATTGTTCGACTCGGAGATCTCCCTCTGCCGGCCGCTCTGGAAACCTCCGTCGATGATTTGATCGCGAAGGCATTGGTGGATCGTCCGGATCTCCTCGCGCAGATGGCGCGCGTTCGCGCTCGCGAGGCGGCCGCCGAGGAGGCGCAGGCTGACCTTCTGCCGGAGGTCTATCTCGATGCGGGCTGGGGTCAGGATCTTTGGTGGTACACGATCAACTCGAGCGCGACCGACGCCGCTGATGAACCTGCTTACCGGGCGCTGCTCAGCGTCAGGTGGCGGCTTTTTCAGGGCTTCGATCGCTGGAACGCCATTCGGGAGGCCCGAGCCGAGGCCGCTGGTGAACAAGCGGCACTGGAGACCGCTCGCCTCGAGGCCGTGGCGGCCATCTGGCGGGTCTATCATGACTTTCGAGCCGCCCGGAAAAAATGGGAATACGCGCAGGCGCTCGAAGCCGCGGCTACCGAGGCCTATGGCTCCAATCGGGACAGCTACAAGCAGGGGCTGGCGACGATCGTCGAGTTGCTCACTGCGGAGCGCGACCTCGCAGAGGCTTTGTACGTCGGAATTGATGCACGTGCACAACTACTGTCCACCGCAGCCGAACTGGATTGGGTTGTCGGCGCGGGGACCTCGCCGGTACCGTGA
- a CDS encoding DUF3604 domain-containing protein, protein MRLRCALFLTLLSGCDFGNFEPEHPEWSPPGGAAPQIEVLPREPCLDRRETRQALFGDLHVHTGLSMDARGRDVINQPGDAYRYARGEEIFVPPLGPDGQGTRGLKIDRPLDFAAVTDHAEWLGEVSLCTTPGSAVYDTGDCRIFRGEEDSWIAWMLGLKGWPSRMLGIMTLEGRGATICGDEARPCRAAAKSRWQETQRAAEEFYDRSSSCKFTTLVAWEYSRSPGRTKIHRNVFFRNNVVPELPISWIDAATEVDLWEKLVSRCLDTGTPCDALTIPHNPNLSGGHIFTLDYQDLPLAEQKKRVALRARLEPLVEMMQIKGESECRNDLWKVLGGVDELCNFEKMRGLGELGPENCIGTERSLGAMARKGCVQRLDYARYAIIEGMREEERLGINPFEVGFIGSTDTHNAAPGVVVEKSYPGTSGIMDDTARKRLTSGNGAAGIGSNLARNPGGLAGVWAEENSREAVFDALRRRETFATSGPRIRPRLFAGWNLPPDLCERSNLAELGYELGVPMGGTLPDAPDIGVAPTFVVQALADPGTAKNPGGLLQHIQIVKGWYGPDDTFHQSVHEVAGGAENGATVDLDTCAVSGPGHRELCGGWRDPDFDPHQRAVYYARILENPSCRWNAWQCLEFEPENRPGGCQDPEIARVIQERAWTSPIWYVPPST, encoded by the coding sequence ATGCGACTCCGATGCGCTCTCTTTCTGACCCTCCTCTCCGGATGCGATTTCGGGAACTTTGAACCAGAACATCCCGAATGGTCCCCACCTGGCGGGGCCGCTCCACAAATCGAAGTCCTGCCGCGCGAGCCCTGCCTGGATCGACGCGAAACCAGGCAAGCTCTTTTTGGCGATCTTCATGTCCATACCGGGCTCTCCATGGATGCCCGAGGCCGAGATGTCATCAACCAACCCGGCGACGCCTATCGTTATGCACGGGGCGAGGAGATTTTCGTTCCGCCGCTTGGTCCGGACGGCCAGGGCACTCGTGGGCTGAAGATTGATCGACCACTGGATTTTGCCGCCGTCACCGACCATGCCGAGTGGCTGGGCGAAGTCAGTCTCTGCACCACACCCGGTTCGGCAGTCTACGACACCGGCGACTGTCGTATTTTCCGGGGCGAAGAAGACTCCTGGATAGCGTGGATGCTGGGCCTCAAGGGTTGGCCCTCTCGGATGCTCGGGATCATGACATTGGAAGGTCGCGGCGCAACCATTTGCGGGGACGAGGCTCGCCCCTGTCGCGCTGCGGCAAAATCTCGCTGGCAAGAAACCCAGCGTGCGGCCGAGGAATTCTATGACCGGTCTTCCTCGTGCAAATTCACGACTCTGGTTGCGTGGGAATACAGTCGCTCTCCTGGCCGCACGAAAATTCACCGCAATGTCTTCTTCCGAAACAATGTCGTTCCCGAGCTCCCGATCTCCTGGATCGACGCTGCCACCGAGGTGGATTTATGGGAGAAGCTGGTCAGCCGCTGCCTCGACACGGGCACACCGTGCGATGCCCTGACAATTCCCCATAATCCCAATCTCTCCGGGGGGCATATCTTCACGCTGGACTATCAGGACCTGCCGCTTGCCGAACAGAAAAAAAGAGTCGCGCTCCGGGCACGACTCGAGCCGCTGGTCGAGATGATGCAGATCAAGGGCGAGTCCGAGTGCCGCAACGACTTATGGAAAGTGCTTGGCGGCGTCGATGAGCTTTGCAATTTCGAAAAGATGCGCGGTCTTGGCGAACTCGGCCCCGAGAATTGTATCGGCACCGAGCGCTCTCTCGGGGCCATGGCCCGCAAGGGATGCGTCCAGAGGCTGGACTACGCACGCTATGCCATCATCGAGGGGATGCGCGAAGAGGAGCGCCTCGGTATCAACCCCTTTGAAGTGGGTTTTATCGGCAGCACGGATACTCATAATGCTGCACCCGGTGTCGTCGTCGAAAAGAGCTATCCCGGGACGTCCGGCATCATGGACGATACAGCGCGCAAACGCCTCACAAGCGGAAACGGCGCCGCGGGGATCGGCAGCAATCTCGCCAGAAACCCCGGCGGGCTTGCGGGCGTCTGGGCGGAAGAGAATTCCCGAGAAGCCGTCTTTGATGCCCTGCGACGACGCGAAACCTTTGCCACCAGCGGCCCCCGCATCCGCCCCCGCCTCTTCGCCGGCTGGAACTTGCCGCCGGACCTCTGTGAACGGAGCAATCTGGCCGAACTGGGCTACGAACTCGGTGTTCCCATGGGAGGCACCCTCCCGGACGCGCCCGACATCGGTGTGGCCCCGACGTTCGTCGTGCAGGCACTCGCGGATCCGGGCACAGCGAAAAATCCCGGAGGCTTGCTGCAGCATATTCAAATCGTGAAGGGGTGGTACGGGCCCGACGATACCTTCCACCAATCGGTGCATGAGGTCGCCGGCGGGGCCGAAAATGGCGCGACCGTCGACCTCGATACCTGCGCCGTATCCGGCCCCGGGCACCGAGAGCTCTGCGGGGGATGGCGCGATCCCGATTTCGATCCGCATCAGCGAGCCGTATATTACGCTCGGATTCTGGAGAACCCCTCTTGCCGCTGGAACGCCTGGCAATGCCTCGAATTCGAGCCCGAAAATCGACCGGGCGGCTGTCAGGACCCTGAAATCGCGCGTGTCATTCAGGAACGCGCCTGGACGTCTCCCATCTGGTACGTACCTCCCAGTACGTGA
- a CDS encoding ATP-binding cassette domain-containing protein, producing MIWLEDIHKAVGGRTLFEGLQLRFERGERTGIVGANGAGKSTLLKLIVGDEEPDAGRVGHNSGIRIGMLRQELDSQSEETALSAALRPDPEFARLEAALETLPDRIENATAEEQARLSAELAEAHERFAQLGGHDREARARKVLAGLGFPPGDEERALRTLSGGWAMRAELGRLLTTPPDVLLLDEPTNHLDLESVLWLQDHLAGSDITLVVISHDRAFLEALTQSIVEIDRGIVTRYAGGFRSYLRQRDERRAQLEASADAQARRIRETEKFIERFRAKATKARQVQSRIKALEKETRIVVEKDARKVSFQFPQPPRTGRLALALQNVSKSYEETHVYKDLDFRLERGEKTVLVGPNGAGKSTLLKLLGGVLKPDHGDREVGLRATVGYYGQHRQEMLALDNTVLQNAMDSSRDAGETEVRSLLGAFLFRGTDVDKQARVLSGGEKSRLAMAMVLLNPPSVLLMDEPTIHLDMPSVDALVSALERFEGAIGFVSHDVHFIQKIAQRVVRIEHGEVRDYPGDWDHYLWRRKQESLTPENLPASAKKTANAPKDITAPPLERSGRARKEEKRLAAETRNQNAAKTKVVRAEIARLDKDMARLEGERKELEARLADPSTYEAGSDNVRESQQRHAEISRELEECEELWLDRQTALESLLDE from the coding sequence GTGATTTGGCTGGAAGACATTCATAAGGCAGTTGGCGGAAGAACGCTTTTCGAAGGCCTCCAGCTGCGTTTCGAGCGCGGCGAACGGACCGGCATCGTAGGCGCCAACGGGGCCGGCAAGTCCACCCTCCTCAAACTCATCGTAGGCGACGAGGAGCCTGATGCCGGCCGGGTCGGTCACAACTCGGGCATACGGATCGGCATGCTGCGACAGGAGCTCGATTCCCAGTCGGAGGAAACGGCACTTTCAGCCGCGCTCCGCCCCGACCCGGAATTCGCTCGGCTGGAGGCAGCCCTCGAAACGCTCCCCGACCGCATCGAGAACGCCACTGCCGAAGAGCAGGCTCGACTATCCGCCGAACTTGCCGAGGCCCATGAACGATTCGCCCAACTCGGCGGTCACGATCGGGAAGCACGCGCCCGGAAAGTTCTCGCGGGGCTCGGATTCCCTCCGGGAGATGAGGAGCGCGCCCTGCGCACCCTTTCAGGAGGCTGGGCGATGCGTGCCGAGCTGGGCCGACTTCTGACAACACCGCCGGACGTGCTGCTTCTGGACGAACCCACCAACCACCTCGACCTGGAATCCGTCCTCTGGCTGCAGGACCATCTGGCGGGGTCCGATATCACATTGGTCGTCATCTCCCATGACCGCGCGTTTCTCGAGGCTTTGACCCAATCGATTGTCGAGATCGATCGCGGCATCGTGACCCGATACGCAGGGGGGTTCCGGAGCTACCTCCGACAACGCGACGAGCGCCGCGCCCAGCTCGAGGCCTCGGCCGACGCACAAGCGCGCCGGATCCGGGAAACAGAGAAATTCATCGAACGCTTCCGCGCCAAGGCAACCAAGGCACGACAGGTGCAGAGCCGGATCAAGGCGCTGGAAAAGGAAACTCGAATCGTCGTCGAGAAGGATGCGCGCAAAGTCTCCTTCCAATTTCCGCAACCGCCGCGGACCGGGCGTCTCGCCCTCGCGCTCCAGAATGTCTCGAAATCCTACGAGGAAACGCATGTCTACAAGGATCTCGACTTCCGACTTGAACGCGGCGAAAAGACCGTACTCGTCGGCCCCAACGGCGCCGGGAAGTCCACCCTGCTGAAACTTCTGGGCGGAGTTTTAAAGCCCGACCATGGCGACCGGGAAGTCGGCTTGCGAGCCACAGTGGGCTACTACGGCCAACATCGCCAGGAAATGTTGGCGCTCGACAATACGGTGCTGCAGAACGCGATGGACTCCTCCCGTGATGCCGGGGAGACGGAAGTCCGCAGCCTGCTCGGCGCTTTCCTTTTCCGCGGAACCGATGTCGACAAACAAGCCCGAGTTTTAAGCGGCGGTGAAAAGAGTCGTCTGGCCATGGCGATGGTTCTTCTCAATCCGCCCAGCGTCCTCCTGATGGACGAACCGACAATTCATCTCGATATGCCGTCGGTCGATGCGCTCGTAAGCGCCCTGGAACGTTTCGAGGGAGCGATCGGCTTCGTGAGCCACGATGTCCACTTTATCCAGAAAATCGCGCAGCGGGTGGTCCGGATCGAGCATGGCGAGGTCCGCGACTACCCGGGTGATTGGGACCACTATCTCTGGCGACGCAAGCAGGAAAGCCTGACCCCGGAAAACCTTCCGGCATCTGCAAAGAAGACGGCGAACGCGCCCAAGGACATAACGGCGCCTCCTCTCGAGCGCAGCGGGCGCGCCCGCAAGGAGGAAAAAAGGCTCGCCGCGGAAACTCGCAACCAGAACGCTGCCAAAACGAAGGTCGTGCGCGCCGAAATCGCACGACTCGACAAGGATATGGCGCGTCTTGAAGGGGAGCGGAAGGAACTCGAAGCACGACTCGCCGACCCTTCGACGTACGAAGCCGGCAGCGACAATGTCCGCGAAAGCCAGCAGCGTCACGCGGAAATCAGTCGAGAATTGGAAGAATGCGAAGAACTCTGGCTGGATCGCCAGACCGCATTGGAATCCTTGCTGGACGAATAG